A single Flavobacterium sp. 1 DNA region contains:
- the trxA gene encoding thioredoxin: MALAITDATFDEVVLKSDKPVMVDFWAAWCGPCRMVGPIIDELSSEYEGKVVVGKVDVDANQEFAAKYGVRNIPTVLVFHNGEVVGKQVGVAPKQTYADSLDALL, encoded by the coding sequence ATGGCATTAGCAATAACAGATGCTACTTTTGATGAAGTAGTTTTGAAATCAGATAAACCGGTAATGGTAGATTTTTGGGCAGCATGGTGCGGACCTTGTAGAATGGTTGGACCAATCATTGACGAGCTAAGCAGCGAGTACGAAGGGAAAGTTGTTGTGGGGAAAGTTGATGTAGATGCAAACCAAGAATTTGCTGCAAAATACGGTGTTAGAAATATTCCTACTGTATTAGTTTTTCATAACGGAGAGGTAGTTGGGAAACAAGTTGGAGTAGCGCCAAAACAAACGTATGCTGATAGTTTAGATGCTTTATTGTAA